One Candidatus Peregrinibacteria bacterium genomic window, TTTTTTTATTGCGGAAAATTCAAGGATTATAAGCACCACCCCTAGAGGAGATCAGAAATGACTTCATTTGGAGTACGATATCGAAGTGATTTTCTTGGTCTGTCGTTGAGTTTTTCTTGTACTGCATAGATTTTTTCTTCTGATACTTTGGA contains:
- a CDS encoding IS30 family transposase, encoding SKVSEEKIYAVQEKLNDRPRKSLRYRTPNEVISDLL